The Spirochaetaceae bacterium genome includes the window CCCCGACCTGCGCTACGAGTTGGAGTTATGCGAGTTCACCGAACTGGCCCGCGCCGGCGAGTTCGGCATTTTCAGGAAGGCCGCAGAGCGCGGCGACACCGTCAAGGCGCTGCGCGCTCCGGGTCTGGCCGGCTACTCGCGCCGGCAGATCGAGGAACTGGAGGAACACGCCAAGACGTACGGCGCCGCCGGCCTGGCGTGGATGAAGTGCGGCACCGACGGCCTGGAGAGCGGCGTGTCACGCTTCTACCAGGCGCAACAGTCCGAGATCTACCGTGCCCTGGCCGCGGAGGCGGGCGACCTGCTGCTGCTGGTGGCGGCCCCGTGGCGCACCGCCTGCACCGCCCTCGGCGCCGTGCGCACCGAGCTGGCGCGGCGCGAGGGGCTGGCGGAGCAGGGCGCCTTCCGGCCCTGCTTCGTGATCGACTTCCCGCTGTTCGCCTGGAACGAGGAGGAGCAGCGCTGGGACGCCGAGCACCACATGTTCTCGAACCCCCAGGCACAGTACCTCGCCAGCCTCGAGCAGGACCCGGCGGCGGTGCGCGGCGAGTTGTACGACGCGGTGATCAACGGCGTCGAGCTGGCCAGCGGCTCGATCCGGATCCACGACCCGGCCCTGCAGCGCCGCATATTCGCAATCCTGGGCGTCTCCGAGGAGGAGGCCGCGCAGCGCTTCGGCTTCATGCTCGACGCGTTCCGGTATGCCCCTCCCCCGCACGGCGGCGCCGCCATCGGCTTCGACCGCACCGTGATGCTGATGGCCGGCGAAGCCACCATCCGCGACGTCATCGCCTTCCCCAAGAACACCTGGGCCGCCTCCCCGATGGACGACTCCCCCGCCCCGCTCGACGCCCGCCAGCTCGCCGAACTGGCGCTGCAGCTCCGCCAACCCGCCGGCGGCTGATCCCGCTCCGCCAACTCGGCCAACGCCGGCGGCGGCCTCGCATCAGCGGACGTTGCGGCGGCGGTTCTTGGCGTAGTCGGCGAAGATGTAGTTGCCGAGGTTGTCGAGCGACGAGTAGTAGGCGCGCCCGCTGTTGACGCGCGACAGCTCCTCCACGAACTGCACCAGGTAGGGGTCCTCGGTGACCATGAAGGTGGTGATCACGATGCCCTGCCGCTTGCAGGCGGCGGCCTCCTCGAGGGTCTGGTTGACGATCTTGGGGTCGAGGCCGAACGAGTTCTTGTACAGGCGGCCATTCTCGAAGATGGCGGACGGCTTGCCGTCGGTGATCATGAACACCTGCTTGTTGGGGTGCTTCTGGTTGCGCAGCACCTGCTGGGCGAGCTGCAGGCCCGCCTTGGTGTTGGTGTGGAACGGCCCCACCTTCAGGTAGGGGATGTCGCGCACCTCGATCATGCGCGCGTCGTCGCCGAAGTAGGCCACGTGCAGGCTGTCCTTCGGAAACTGCGAGGTGATCAGCTCGTACAGGGCAAGCGCCACCTGCTTGGCCGGGGTGATGCGATCCTCGCCGTACAGGATCATGCTGTGGCTCAGGTCGATCAGCAGCACCGTGGCGCAGGACGAGTTGTGCTCGGTGTCGAACACCTCGAAGTCCTGCTCGCCGAGTGAGATGTCGTCCACGCCGCCGCGCTTGACCGCGTTGTTGATGGTGGCAAAGGCGTCGATCTGGGTGATCGGGTCGCCGAACCGGTAGGGGCGCGTCTCCGGCAGGCGTTCGCCCCCGTCGCCGGTGTGCGGCGTGCGGTGCTGGCCGAAGCCGCCCTTCTGCAGGTTGTTGAAGATCAGCTTCAGCGACTCCTTGCGGATCTGCTGCTCGCCGCGGGCGGTGAGCGAGAAGCCGTCGCCGTCGCGGGCGATGATCGCCTGGTGCTCCAACTGCTCGCGGAACTCGTCCAGGTCGAAGCGCTCGTCGATGAAGCCGCGGCGCTGCAGGTACTTCATCCACTCCAGCACCTTGTCCACGTCGCCGCTCGCCTGCAGCAGCAGGAAGTTGAACAGGTTCATGAGGTTGGAGAAGTTCTGCAACGCGGCGGCCAGCGATTCATCCCACTTCAGGTACTCGAACTTCATCCTCTTCCTCCGTCAGGCACCCTGCAGTCCAGGCGCCCCTGTCAGTCGCGGTCCTCGTCGCTCATCTGGTCGAACATCGCCTTCAGCATGTCGCGGTAGGAGGTGGTGCTGTCCAGGTCGCGCTTGGAGATCATCGAGTGCTGGTGCAGCCCCTCCAGGACCAGTTCCATCGCCAGTCCGGCCTCCTCGGCGGCGCCGATCTTCAACCCGGCAACCGCCAGGTCGCGCAACCCGTCGACCTGAGCCAGGCGCTGGGCGTAGTCGGCGTACCCGAGCTCGTCGGCGGTCTCCACGGTGTTGCCGTCCGAGAACCACTTCACGATCGGCGCGTAGGTCGAAGAACCGTCCGACTCTTCCTCGCCCGACTTGCCCTCCTTGCCGTCGCGCACCTTCACGTCCGGCTTGGGAAAGTAGCGCCGGAAGGTGCGCCGCACCGCCTGCCCGATGATCTTGCGCGCCACCAGCGCCGGCCCCTCCTGCTCGCCCTCGTAGACCAGCTCCAGCTTGCCGGTGATCGCGGGCAGGGCCATGTGCAGGTCCGACAACCGCGGATAGGCCACGCTCTCGCCGTGCCGCAGGCAGCGCCGCTCGACGTTGGACACCACGTTCTCCAGCAACGCGATGGTCATGCGCGCCGATACGCCCGACTTCTGGTCGACAAACTCGCTGCCACGCGCCTCGAACGCCACGTCCTCGATCAACTCCCGAAAGTACTCCGGAATCTCGATGCGGGCGCTGCCGTTGCGGCTCTCCCACGCCTCCTGCCGGGTAATCGCCAGGGCGTGCTCCATGTCGGCCGGGTAGTGGGTGATGATCTGCGAGTCGATGCGGTCCTTGAGCGGCGAGATGATGTTGCCGCGGTTGGTGTAGTCCTCGGGGTTGGCGGAGAACACCATGCAGATGTCGAGCGGGATGCGCAGCGGGAAGCCGCGGATCTGGAAATCCTTCTCTTCGAGGATGTTGAGCAGCCCCACCTGGATGCGCGGCGGCAGGTCGGGCACCTCGTTGATGGCGAAGATGCCGCGGTTGGTGCGCGGCACGATGCCGTAGTGGATCACGCCCTGGTCGGCGTAGGAGAGGCGCTGCGTGGCCGCCTTGATCGGATCGACGTCGCCGATCAGGTCGGCGATGGTCACGTCCGGGGTGGCGAGCTTTTCCTGGTAGCGCTCCTCCGGCTCGATCCAGCGGATCGGCGTGTCGTCGCCGTGCTCGGCGACGATCTGGCGGCCCTGGGAGGTAATCGGCCGAAACGGATTCTCGTTCAGGTCGGAACCTTCGATGGCGGGTATGCGCTGGTCCAGAAACCGTACCAGGGAGCGCAGGATGCGCGTCTTGGCCTGGCCGCGCAACCCCAGCAGGATGAAGTCGTGGCGCGACAGGATGGCGTTCACCAGGCCCGGCAGCACGGTCTTCTCGTAACCGAGGATGCCGGGAAACAGATCGCCGACCTCGGCGCCGTCGCGCAGCATGCGCAGCAGGTTGTCGCGCATCTCCTCCTTGACGGTGCGTTCCTCGGGGTAGCCGAGGATGCGCAACGCGGCCAGGGTACGCGGCAGCAGTTCGGGACGCGGGGCGTCCGGTAGAATTCGGGTTGAAGTGGAATGGCTCAAGGGTGGCCCGTAGGGTATCGTACTCCCCGGCACACGTTCAACTGAACATCGCAGGCAGGCATGGCACACATTCACCGCGACAACAGCTTGGCAATCGGCGGCACCCCCCTGGTGCAGCTCAATCGCATCACCGACGGCGCGCGGGCGCGCATCCTGGCCAAGATCGAGGGCCGCAACCCGGCTTACTCGGTGAAGTGCCGCATCGGTGCGGCAATGGTGTGGGACGCCGAGGAGCGCGGCGTGCTGCGCCCCGGCGTGGAGCTGGTGGAGCCGACCAGCGGCAACACCGGCATCGCGCTGGCGTTCGTGGCCGCCGCGCGCGGCTACCCGCTCACCCTCACCATGCCCGACAACATGAGCGAGGAGCGGCGCCGCATCCTGCGGGCGTTCGGCGCCCGGCTGATCCTGACCGACGCCTACGACGGCATGGAGGGCGCGGTGGTGCGCGCCGAGCAGATGGTCGCCACCGACCCGGAACGCTACCTGCTGCTGCAGCAGTTCAAGAACCCGGCCAACCCGGCGATCCACGAGCGCACCACCGGTCCCGAGATCTGGCACGACACCGGCGGTGACGTCGACTGCCTGGTGGCCGGCGTGGGCACCGGCGGCACCATCACCGGTGTGTCGCGCTACATAAAGCAGGCGTGCGGCAAGCCGATCGTGTCGGTGGCGGTGGAGCCGGACGACAGCCAGGTGATCAGCCAGACGCTCGGCAGGCGCGACCTGGAACCGCGCGTGCACAAGATCCAGGGCATCGGCGCCGGCTTCGTGCCGGACATCCTGGACCTGGAAATGCTCGACCGCGTGGAAACGGTGAGCGACGACGAGGCGATGGACTTCGCCCGCCGGTTGGCGCTGGAGGAGGGCATCCTGGCCGGCATCTCGTGCGGCGCGGCGACCGCGGTGGCGGTGCGGCTCGGTCACGAGCCGGAGTTCGCCGGGCGTACCATCGTGGTGGTGCTGCCCGACTCCGGCGAGCGCTACCTGTCCAGCTCCCTGTACGCCGGTGTCCTCGCCGACTGACCCAAGAGCGGGTGTGGCGGTCAGCGGAAGGGACGGCGCGATTCTTCACGTTGTACTCTACCAGCCGCAGATTCCGCAGAACACCGGCAACATCGCCCGCACCTGCGCCGCGGTGGGCGCCGCGCTGCACCTGGTGGAGCCGCTCGGCTTCGCCGTGACCGACAGCGCCGTGCGCCGCGCCGGCCTCGACTACTGGTCCGAGGTCAGGGTGCGCACCCACGCCGGCCTGGAGCCGGTGCTGGCCGCCGCCGGCGCCGCGGGCGAACAACTCGTGCTGCTCTCCACCCACGGCACGAGGCCCTACACGCGGTTCCGTTACCGGCACGGCTGCTACCTGCTGTTCGGCAACGAAACCGCCGACCTGCGCGCCCGCCACCGGTCCGCCACCGCCCGCATCCCGATGCGCCCCGGCCTGCGCTCCCTCAACCTCGCCAACTCGGTCGCGGTCGTGGTCTACGAAGCCCTCCGCCAACTCGCCCCGCCCCACCTGTCCTGACTACCGGTCGCACGGGCCGCACGCGTCGCGTGCTTGCACATGCCGGTGTCCACGTGCAACGTTGCCCGCCACATGGTTCATCGCACCCACTGGATATCAGCCATCGAGCGGCTCTGGGAGGAGAAGTCAGTCGTGTGGTTGAGAGGCGTACGGCGCGCCGGCAAGACGTTCCTGTGCCAGTCTCTCCCAAACGTCGAGTATTTCGACTGCGAGCTCCCAAGTGCGCGTCGCGAACTGAGCGACCCGGAGCGCTTCCTGCACAACGTGCGAGGGCGCCGCGTGGTTCTCGACGAGATCCACCGTCTCCCCGATCCGTCCGAATTGCTGAAGATCGCCGCGGACTACCACCCGACCACCCGCATCGTAGCGACCGGATCGTCGTCCCTCGGGGCTTCGCACCGATTTCGCGACACTCTCACGGATCGCAAGCGCGACCTGTGGCTGACGCCGATGCTCCTTCAGGATGAACGCGAATTCGGTCAACGTGGTCTCGATCATCGGTTCCGATACGGCGGGCTCCCACCATTCTATCTCTCCGACAGCCCTCCGGAGCACGGCTTCCAAGAATGGATCGACTCCTTCTGGGCGCGCGACATCCAGGAACACTTCCGACTCCGGCAGCGTTCGTCGTTCTTGCGCTTCCTGGAGCTGCTGTTTGCTGTCAGCGGCGGCATTTACGAAGCCACTCGGTTCGCCACGCAGTGCGAGATCAGCCGCAACCTAGTGCGCGAGTATCTGCAAGTACTGGAGGAGACCATGGTGGTCACCGTCGTACGTCCGTTGAGCACGCGCCGAACCACGGAAGTCGTGGCAGCACCGAAAGTATATGGATTCGATACGGGGTTCGTCTCTCACTTCAAGGGATGGGCCCGACTGCACGCCGAGGATCGTGGACTACTCTGGGAGCACTATGTGCTCAACGAGTACCTTGGGAGGACGGGCAGCAGACGAGTATTCTATTGGCGAGACCGGCGCGGCCATGAGACTGACTTCGTATTCGCCACCCAAAACCGGCCACCAGTGGCCGTAGAGTGCAAATGGCGGGCCGAGGGCTTCAATCCTCGAAATACCCTCGCGTTCCGTACCCAATATCCGGAGGGTCCGAACTATGTGGTAACGGCTGATCCCGGCCGCTCCGACGTACGCGACTACAACGGCGTCAACGTACGGTTTGTAGGCCTCGCCGAGCTTTTGCCTTCGATAACCGCCGATCCATATGCCGGTTTCGCTTAAGCGAATCTATATGTCCGCGCCGCGCTCCCGTAGAGCTGTCTGGAGTCGCTGATACTGGTCAGAGCCACTTAGATTGGATGATCTTTCGAGCAGCTCAACCGCCGCCTTCTCGACTATCCCCTGATGCCACTTTGCGCGATAGTATGCTGGATCTCGCCTCCCGTCTGACTGGTGCCTTGAGGAGGACCTGCGTACAAGCGTATCCATAATCTCCAACGTGGTGTCGTCTGGTACCAGTCCGGCGGCACGCTCGGCGACTACATTCGGCTCATCGATACATCCGCCGGTGCGCTTTAGCGTCTTGAGCGTCAGCAAGCTCCACTGTCTGTCGTCCAAGACTGTCGCGCGTACGAAACCTCCGAATCCGGCAAGTCCTTCAACACTTTGTCTTGTTTCGATCATGACTTCCCAGAGTCGGATAGCCCTCTCAATGTGAGCCTGCTTTGCGCTATCGGTGTCCAACAGGGAGCCAAGCCGGTGACCTGCAGCCGACAGCAACTCGGGCTTCTTGGCCAGAAACTTTGCTGCTTCTTCAAGTGAGTAACCGTCCCAGTCCCACAGCATCGCTGTCAAATAGCAATCCAGAGCATGCTTCACTCTTCGGGATACCGCGTCCATAACACTATCCCGAAGCGTCTCCATCAACCACTTGTTCGTCTGACCCCACTTCAATACCTGGTCGACAGTCTTCTGGCCCAACCCTGTGGGTGCCAGCGATCCAAACAGCAAGTCTCGATTCGTCTCCATCCACTCCGGTGCAACCTGACGAAGAAGACCGACATAGGGCGCTATCATTGCCCGGTGGTAGAGACCGTCATCGCCGCCCAGGTGTAATGTCTCATCAAGAAGACGAAACGCATCGGCTCGGATACGATTGGTACTCCGATATTCGTAAGCCACAAACTGCAAGGCAGCCCCCAGCGCTTGCGTGTGTGGCTTGTTGATTGCGACATTGACCGGATCCCGAGCCGCGGGTACGGCGACCTCGTTCGGACGGGATCTCACCGCCGACTCCAGGATCTTCCACACCTCGTTCGAGAGCCCAGCAAACCCTATGTCTTCCTTGGCTAGTTTCTCGATCAGATCGATGGTCGCACGATCCACGCTATCCCAACCGGTGTCGTATTCGAACGTACGCGTGCCAAGCTGGTCTGCCTTCCATGGGTGCGTTCTGAGGAGAGAAACGAGGCGAATTAATTCGTCGACGGGCGCCACGCCATCGGAGATGGTGGTCCGAACCGCCACGAGATATCGATGAATATAGGTTGGATGCCGCAGTGCCATCGCGATCCGAAAAGGACGTCTTACCCACTCGGAAGCCCTGCTGATCACGACTCGCTCAAGTGTCAGAGACAAGCTGTGCGCGCTGACCCTCCAGGCACCTTGTTTTGGCCTCCATCCAGAAATCCTGTGACACGCATCTTCCGGCGACAGCGACGCGAGTTCATCAACACTAAACGGGCTGCCGACGAGAACGAGCTCCCCTTCCGCCAACTCTTCACGGTGCTCCAGCAGCTCGCGGCTCCACGTCCCGAAGTACGCCGAAAGAACAGCCAGTGCGTCCTCCCACGCTCCGACCGATACCCCAGCCAGAAGAGGGAACCAATAAAACGCCCGTATCCACTCTTCCCGCGGCTCATCCGCAGCCAACGCTCGGCCCACTTTCTCGATAGCTGGCGCCGGCCCAATTGCTTCACGCCAGCGAGTTTCGTAAAGCGCCGGATCAGCCATCTGAACGACCCTATCGATCACCGCCAAATCATCGCCGTTTGGGCGGCGCTGCTCGAGCGCCCCGGAAATCTCATCGATCAAAGTCCCGACACTCACTTCCGGTGTATTACCGAGAAACCAGAGGCGCATTCTCACGCCGATCATCCCCGGCAACGTGTCCATGAGATCGAGCAGAGAACTCACGCCTACCCACTTCAGGGCGGTACGGATGCCCCGCATGAGCCCTTGGATGAGCACGTCGAGTCGTTCCTCGTATTGTTCGTCGTACCGGTCGGCGATTGAGCCATAGGGTTTGTGCTCGTGCCAGGACCGAACAAGATCATCGCCAGGCGTCGACCCGATCTTCGAAACGAGTAGCTGCAGACGACCCATAGCATTGCTCGCATCCATACCACTTACGAACCGCTCGGCGATCTCTCCGAACGTCCAGGCAAACGAGCTCGAGTGCTGATTGAGAACGATGTCCATAAAAGTATCGAAGCTCTCGGACGATGGATTCGCACTTCGCGCAGCGTCCCACGACAGTCGAACCACGTCCGCCTCCGACGAATGCCGTCGCACGATCCGAGCCACGAGCGGTAGACCGGAGTCGCCAATCGCCAGTGCGGCGTCCCCGATCATCGACACGCACCTGGCATTTCCCGACAGCCGTGCGTACATCTTGTTCAGCCACTTCGCTACTACGGCAGGATGTCGACGCGCCAAGCGCTCCGTCGCTACGAACACCGGCCATCCTTCTCCGTCGTCGGGTGGGTCCAGCAGGCCCGAATCGGTCAGCAGGTCAAGCCACACCGGACGCTCTACTCGAGCAAGAAAATAGCGGAGATGAGGGGGCGCGATGACGAGCTCGCCGACGTTCTGCACATCGTCAGCACTGGGCTGCTTGACACTCGCCAGCCGTTCAAGTTCGCGATAGCGTACGTCCGGCAAGAACAGCAGCCGCAACAGCGTCACGCACTCCGACCAGGTGTGCTCCGCCTGGTCTGCGTCGTATGGGGCCGATCCATGCACAACCTTGTTCAAGCCCTGCGTGGTGCGTTGGAACCTTTTGACCGAGGTACTGCCGGCCAACGGAGGGGTTCCCGTTCGGTCGAGCAGCACGGCAATGAGCCGGCGTTCGCGATCTGACTCCCGTTCGTGAAACCGAGCCATGTCCTCGATCTTCTTCAAGAGCTCGGCTAGAGGTCGTTGGCCGTCCGGGCCCGACCCGTGGACCCGCTCAAAGCGTTGCTTGGCCTTGACCACATCTCGGGATACCGATCGCCACGATTGCCCCGAGTCATCCTGCGAGTTCAGAATCTCCGTCATGGCCTCGCGCAGGCAATAGGCAATGGCATTTCCGATTCGGGGAGCGGCGGTCTGGTCGTGCTCCTTAGCCCAGTTCAGCGCACTTCGTGCCGTCAACAGACAGTCGGCGGCGCGACGGCCATGCGAACCGAATTCGCTCCGGAGATGGGCGAGTAGCTGGTCTATCTCAGACTGCGTGTACCTCATGGGAGTTCAGGTCCAACGAGGATACCGCCAATCGGTGTTCACTTGGTAGCCCGCTACCCGCCCGACAACGACCTCAGCGGAGCTTGACGGGGTTGGTGAGGGTGCCGATGCCGGGGATCTCCACTTCGCAGGTGTCGCCGTCGTTGAGCTGGGCGGGGGTGCCGGAGGTGCCGGAGAAGATCACGTCGCCCGGCTGCAGGGTGACCGCCTGGCTGATGAACGAGATGGTCACGGCGAAGTTGTGGATCATGTCGGCGAGGCCGCAGCGCTGCACCTCGGTGCCGTTGATGCGGGTGAGCACCGACAGGTCGTCGGGGTTCAGGCCGGTGGCGATGCCGGGGCCGATGGGGCCGAAGGTGTCGGCGCTCTTGGCGCGCCACCACTGGTTGTCGCCGCCCTGCCAGGGGCGCCCGCTGACGTCGTTGCCGCAGGTGTAGCCGAGCACGTAGTTCAGCGCCTCGCGCTCGGTCACGCGGCTGCACCACTGGCCGATCACCGCCACCGCCTCGCCCTCGGCGTCGACGCGCGCCAGGTTGGGCGGCAGCAGGATGGTGTCGCCGGGCCCGATGAACGCGTTCGGGGTCTTCCAGAACGGCTCCGGCTGGGTGGGCACGGGGGCGCTGCCGAGGTGGTCGCGGAAGTT containing:
- the aspS gene encoding aspartate--tRNA ligase — protein: MHEMKRTVTCGELDAAAAGGQVTLNGWVARIRDHGGITFLDLRDRYGVTQVVFDVSADPDGALAAAVGGLKLEYCVAVRGTVRRRPPDMVNTELATGEIEVAGEQLAVLSTCDTLPFMVSDQPGAHTEAREELRLKHRYLDLRSATMQRNLMLRHRASQAMRAALNSRRFLEIETPTLMRSTPEGARDFVVPSRLKPGSFYALPQSPQILKQLLMLSGCDRYYQLARCYRDEDARGDRQPEFTQLDFEMSFVDQDDVLAVLEAAFAAAFRDGIGYELPLPFPRITFHDAMNRYGSDRPDLRYELELCEFTELARAGEFGIFRKAAERGDTVKALRAPGLAGYSRRQIEELEEHAKTYGAAGLAWMKCGTDGLESGVSRFYQAQQSEIYRALAAEAGDLLLLVAAPWRTACTALGAVRTELARREGLAEQGAFRPCFVIDFPLFAWNEEEQRWDAEHHMFSNPQAQYLASLEQDPAAVRGELYDAVINGVELASGSIRIHDPALQRRIFAILGVSEEEAAQRFGFMLDAFRYAPPPHGGAAIGFDRTVMLMAGEATIRDVIAFPKNTWAASPMDDSPAPLDARQLAELALQLRQPAGG
- a CDS encoding VWA domain-containing protein, whose product is MKFEYLKWDESLAAALQNFSNLMNLFNFLLLQASGDVDKVLEWMKYLQRRGFIDERFDLDEFREQLEHQAIIARDGDGFSLTARGEQQIRKESLKLIFNNLQKGGFGQHRTPHTGDGGERLPETRPYRFGDPITQIDAFATINNAVKRGGVDDISLGEQDFEVFDTEHNSSCATVLLIDLSHSMILYGEDRITPAKQVALALYELITSQFPKDSLHVAYFGDDARMIEVRDIPYLKVGPFHTNTKAGLQLAQQVLRNQKHPNKQVFMITDGKPSAIFENGRLYKNSFGLDPKIVNQTLEEAAACKRQGIVITTFMVTEDPYLVQFVEELSRVNSGRAYYSSLDNLGNYIFADYAKNRRRNVR
- a CDS encoding sigma 54-interacting transcriptional regulator encodes the protein MSHSTSTRILPDAPRPELLPRTLAALRILGYPEERTVKEEMRDNLLRMLRDGAEVGDLFPGILGYEKTVLPGLVNAILSRHDFILLGLRGQAKTRILRSLVRFLDQRIPAIEGSDLNENPFRPITSQGRQIVAEHGDDTPIRWIEPEERYQEKLATPDVTIADLIGDVDPIKAATQRLSYADQGVIHYGIVPRTNRGIFAINEVPDLPPRIQVGLLNILEEKDFQIRGFPLRIPLDICMVFSANPEDYTNRGNIISPLKDRIDSQIITHYPADMEHALAITRQEAWESRNGSARIEIPEYFRELIEDVAFEARGSEFVDQKSGVSARMTIALLENVVSNVERRCLRHGESVAYPRLSDLHMALPAITGKLELVYEGEQEGPALVARKIIGQAVRRTFRRYFPKPDVKVRDGKEGKSGEEESDGSSTYAPIVKWFSDGNTVETADELGYADYAQRLAQVDGLRDLAVAGLKIGAAEEAGLAMELVLEGLHQHSMISKRDLDSTTSYRDMLKAMFDQMSDEDRD
- the cysK gene encoding cysteine synthase A; its protein translation is MAHIHRDNSLAIGGTPLVQLNRITDGARARILAKIEGRNPAYSVKCRIGAAMVWDAEERGVLRPGVELVEPTSGNTGIALAFVAAARGYPLTLTMPDNMSEERRRILRAFGARLILTDAYDGMEGAVVRAEQMVATDPERYLLLQQFKNPANPAIHERTTGPEIWHDTGGDVDCLVAGVGTGGTITGVSRYIKQACGKPIVSVAVEPDDSQVISQTLGRRDLEPRVHKIQGIGAGFVPDILDLEMLDRVETVSDDEAMDFARRLALEEGILAGISCGAATAVAVRLGHEPEFAGRTIVVVLPDSGERYLSSSLYAGVLAD
- a CDS encoding tRNA (cytidine(34)-2'-O)-methyltransferase, translating into MAVSGRDGAILHVVLYQPQIPQNTGNIARTCAAVGAALHLVEPLGFAVTDSAVRRAGLDYWSEVRVRTHAGLEPVLAAAGAAGEQLVLLSTHGTRPYTRFRYRHGCYLLFGNETADLRARHRSATARIPMRPGLRSLNLANSVAVVVYEALRQLAPPHLS
- a CDS encoding ATP-binding protein; translation: MVHRTHWISAIERLWEEKSVVWLRGVRRAGKTFLCQSLPNVEYFDCELPSARRELSDPERFLHNVRGRRVVLDEIHRLPDPSELLKIAADYHPTTRIVATGSSSLGASHRFRDTLTDRKRDLWLTPMLLQDEREFGQRGLDHRFRYGGLPPFYLSDSPPEHGFQEWIDSFWARDIQEHFRLRQRSSFLRFLELLFAVSGGIYEATRFATQCEISRNLVREYLQVLEETMVVTVVRPLSTRRTTEVVAAPKVYGFDTGFVSHFKGWARLHAEDRGLLWEHYVLNEYLGRTGSRRVFYWRDRRGHETDFVFATQNRPPVAVECKWRAEGFNPRNTLAFRTQYPEGPNYVVTADPGRSDVRDYNGVNVRFVGLAELLPSITADPYAGFA
- a CDS encoding fumarylacetoacetate hydrolase family protein, which gives rise to MTFVRFAREDESVSYGLLAGDEIQPIDGSPFGTWSEEGAPLAAGAVRLLAPVDPGKGLALAGNFRDHLGSAPVPTQPEPFWKTPNAFIGPGDTILLPPNLARVDAEGEAVAVIGQWCSRVTEREALNYVLGYTCGNDVSGRPWQGGDNQWWRAKSADTFGPIGPGIATGLNPDDLSVLTRINGTEVQRCGLADMIHNFAVTISFISQAVTLQPGDVIFSGTSGTPAQLNDGDTCEVEIPGIGTLTNPVKLR